The Chanos chanos chromosome 6, fChaCha1.1, whole genome shotgun sequence genome includes a region encoding these proteins:
- the LOC115815271 gene encoding SUN domain-containing protein 2-like, which produces MEGSDSQRPPVLYVAMVKHEFVWNRTQRTQDHTGQRGRRSRSPYRGAQRRRAVSHSTSGLLSSPTGCIQLDRNCDAVGFSSGYSSDEEVSHWPRTDDSRSLAQSPAEAGIGFTESLRSPAHFLAMLYFCLTTAWYSLTPGSSFLDDQISDVTLLAIKEQIYADLHKHEAKWSESRDKDLEKLMREIALLKQDRETQRLMTERLKTDMANLRVGAENVESDVHRQWEQEMTEMHSQITGLKEHVSHLQSTSDLLQQRMDTQENQHSEMTPGRKLEVPSWLLKFLSSRLVVTYLNLVKRPDLQRELEDLEKRLLERLRQDREEQKTDVWRSVGETLRQEGAGAVTIQDMEQIVRRALSLHRADGIGMADYALESAGASVINSRRSETYQTRAAYLSLFGLPLFYLSESPRTVIQPEVHPGKCWAFRGSEGFLGISLSYPVQITHVTLEHLPKVLSPLGHIDSAPRDFAVYGMSSENEEGTLLGRFTYDHEGESIQTFKLPDPQGQIHKMVELHILSNWGHPEYTCVYRFRVHGKPLST; this is translated from the exons ATGGAGGGGAGTGACTCTCAGAGACCTCCGGTTTTGTACGTGGCCATGGTTAAACATGAGTTTGTGtggaacagaacacagaggactCAGGACCACACCGGACAACGTGGAAGACGTAGCAGAT CCCCATACAGGGGAGCCCAGAGAAGGAGGGCAGTTTCCCACAGCACATCTGGCCTCCTCTCCAGCCCCACTGGCTGTATCCAGCTGGACCGTAACTGCGATGCTGTAGGATTTTCCTCTGGCTACTCCTCGGATGAGGAGGTTTCCCACTGGCCCAGGACCGACGACAGccgca GTTTGGCCCAGTCTCCTGCAGAGGCAGGGATTGGATTCACAGAGTCACTCCGTTCCCCAG CACATTTTCTGGCAATGCTGTACTTCTGCTTGACCACAGCTTGGTACAGTCTGACCCCTGGATCGTCTTTCCTGGAT GACCAGATATCTGATGTTACTTTGTTGGCTATAAAGGAGCAGATCTATGCTGACCTTCATAAACATGAGGCCAAATGGTCtgagagcagagacaaagaTTTGGAGAAATTAATG agggAGATTGCGCTGttaaaacaggacagagagacacagaggcttATGACTGAG aggCTGAAAACTGACATGGCGAATCTGAGGGTGGGAGCAGAGAA TGTGGAGTCTGATGTGCACAGGCAGTGGGAACAGGAGATGACTGAAATGCACAGTCAGATTACTGGCTTAAAAGAACATGTGTCCCATCTCCAGTCAACTTCTGACCTACTTCAACAGAGAATGGACACACAGGAGAATCAGCATTCTGAG ATGACCCCTGGACGGAAGCTGGAGGTTCCTAGTTGGCTGTTGAAGTTCCTGTCTTCAAGATTAGTTGTCACTTACCTGAATTTGGTAAAGCGGCCAGATCTCCAGAGGGAACTGGAGGATCTGGAAAAGAGACTACTGGAGCGCCTGaggcaggacagagaggagcagaagacAGATGTGTGGAgaagtgtgggagagactctCCGACAGGAAGGAGCGGGAGCCGTCACCATCCAG gACATGGAGCAGATAGTACGTAGAGCCCTGAGTCTGCACAGAGCCGACGGGATCGGGATGGCAGACTACGCTCTGGAATCTGCAG gcgCAAGTGTGATAAACAGCCGTCGTTCTGAGACGTACCAGACCAGGGCAGCGTACTTGAGTCTGTTTGGGCTCCCTTTGTTTTATCTGTCAGAGAGCCCTCGTACCGTTATACAG CCTGAGGTCCACCCCGGAAAATGCTGGGCTTTCCGTGGTAGCGAGGGATTCTTGGGGATATCTCTGTCCTACCCAGTCCAGATCACTCACGTCACCCTGGAACATCTTCCAAAAGTCCTCTCTCCGCTGGGACATATCGACAGTGCACCACGGGACTTTGCCGTTTAT GGTATGTCCAGTGAGAATGAAGAGGGAACTCTTCTCGGGAGGTTCACATATGATCATGAAGGAGAGTCCATTCAGACTTTCAAACTGCCG gACCCTCAGGGACAGATTCATAAGATGGTGGAGCTCCATATCCTGAGTAACTGGGGACACCCCGAGTATACTTGTGTTTACCGGTTTCGGGTTCACGGGAAACCATTGTCCACCTGA